In one Lolium rigidum isolate FL_2022 chromosome 3, APGP_CSIRO_Lrig_0.1, whole genome shotgun sequence genomic region, the following are encoded:
- the LOC124703251 gene encoding acyl carrier protein 1, mitochondrial-like: MAAAALRPAILRHIRLLPTTVAPLAAAAAAGQPHAQALWLTRPMSSHDAHLTRDEVVDRVLDVLKSHPKVDPSKVTPDAHFDKDLGLDSLDTVEVVMAIEEEFKLEIPDLEADKIDSMQLAIEYIVNHPMAG; the protein is encoded by the exons atggcggcggcggcgcttcgtCCGGCGATCCTCCGCCACATCCGCCTCTTGCCCACCACGGTGGCACCtctcgccgctgccgccgcggcgGGCCAGCCCCACGCCCAGGCGCTGTGGCTCACGCGGCCAATGTCCTCCCACGACGCGCACCTCACCCGCGACGAGGTCGTAGACCGCGTTCTCGATGTCCTCAAGAGCCACCCCAAGGTTGACCCCTCCAAG GTAACCCCCGATGCACACTTCGACAAGGATCTGGGGCTGGACAGCTTGGACACGGTGGAGGTGGTGATGGCGATTGAGGAAGAGTTCAAGCTCGAGATCCCCGACTTGGAGGCCGACAAGATCGACTCCATGCAGCTCGCTATCGAGTACATCGTCAACCACCCCATGGCCGGCTGA